Within the Medicago truncatula cultivar Jemalong A17 chromosome 4, MtrunA17r5.0-ANR, whole genome shotgun sequence genome, the region CTGAAATAAGCTTGGCAGTGATGATAGAAAGTATCTCTGCGGATCCTTGACAAAGGCCGCGTGATCAGGAACCTCCTCATTAGGAATTAATTTTCGCATTAATTGTGGCCGGATTGGAACATATCCACCATAGGGGTATTGACTGAAGTTCAAGACAGCATGTTGCGCTGATACAGTCCAGATAATGGTGGTAAGCAAGGAGATGAGATCCTCAGGGGTGTTTAGTTTAGGCCACCAGGTAGCATTTTTATGATCAGGGTGCCCCATGTTGATGAATTCTTTGTACCAGGACTGGAGTTCATTGTCAGAAGAAATGGCATTCAAATCTTTGTAGTAATGGTTCACATAGGTCCTGACCAACTTCTCTATACTAGACCATATGAGGAGTCCATCAGCCGCATAAGGATAATCTTCAATAAGTAGTCTAATGCCATGTGGCCGAGTGGCATCTGGAACCGCCAAACCtctgaaaaaaagaaagaataaatagtTAGATCTTATCTTCTTCACTTAGTGAAAGAACAAATGAAAGAACAAGTAAAACCAAGCTCATTGAGCAGAAAACTTTGATGAAGGAAACTATCTTCTTTACCTTCTTTTAAGATCGGCAGGAAGACCTTCCATGTCAAACCGCCACCAATCTTTATAGGCAGCACACGTAATTTGCATACAGTATCTCCCGGGAGTGTAGTTTTTCTCTATGGAACCGTCTGCATTAACGAGTACCTCGCGGGCTGTTGCATTTGTCTTGAGTGTGTATCGCATATGGGGATGCAGAAGCTTGAATACAGGATGCATCACGCTTAATTGCCGATGAGCTGCAATTATTAATGGTTCCATGCATGCGTGTATTCTTAACCTGTTCGGTTATCATAGGTCAAATGTCATTACtaaatttctaaaacaaaagTTTTGGGCAAGTTTTTCTCAAATACATATATTTGCATGGAAATAATAATTCATACCAATGGTGCACAAGTGTATGAACGCCAGCATCATTAGCGCAAACGTGAGCTTTGCCTAATTGCCAGAGCCATTTAGAGGTTTCATCTACAGCAGGGGTTAGAACCTGCTTGTCTGTTGGGAGAGCAAGCTGAATTGCAATGGGCTTCAGAGTTCCGATTTTGGTGAGGAAGAAAATTGTGGTTGTTGCATAAGCTTTGCGCTCATCAAGAGCATTAACCCGATCAAGAAAGGGCAAGTAAATGTCATGATAGTCCAGTATAAACAACTTGTTTTCTTCCAATGCCTAAAAGTtgaaaacaaataacatttcaTGGATATATTCTATATGATTGGATTGAGTTATTCGGACTTATCTTTTGGCATAAGCATTTgtgagactattttaaaaaaattatagaaacaaCTTTTGACATGTATATATGCTGcttttagcttattttcataaactatcaatgattgcttatgaaaacagtttatggctttatgaaaacaatttgacttaattttatagtttgttataaaaatagctttaaTATAAGCACTTATGCTGTAAACACTTTATTAAGTTGCTTATTCAAACAAGGCCATTGTCATTTTTGTTCAAACTTAGCCTAATGAAAGACAACTAATTGGTGTACCTGTTGTACGGACATCCCTTCAATGTGGCCTATAATGTGTTCTTCTTTCAATGCTGACTCTACTGAACCATATATAGAGGGATCCAGTTTGCTCACTGGTGGGAAAACCTAATgtgaaaaaaatgtcaaaatgaaaGAACAGAATGTTGCATTAACTATAattctcacttttttttagCTGATGAAAAGTTAAGTTATGTTGCATTTCAAAGGCTTAAAAAACTCTTACAAATGTACTTAAATATTATCCACCAACGAAGTCCTCACATCGACAGCGGGATTCAAACACAAGTCTTTGTAGGATCTGAGTCGAATCCTTACAATTCCATCAACCTAAGTTGGCAACTATAATACTCACTACTAATGaaaatgtttcatttttatgaTTACCTTTAGCCTTTCAATACTTAAAGGGTTTATCCCAGCTAGCACTTGACGTCCAAATTCATCATCAAGTAAGAAATGTGATCCCCCACCTGAAAATTATTCCACTTCATTTCAATAATTTGTTTGTCTAAATCAAAACCACATGATGTTATCCAACAAAATTCATGCCTTACTTGAAAATATCTTTGGAggttcaaatttaaaaatctcTTCCATGGCCACTCTTAAATTGAGCAGTGACTTAGGTTCAGAGCGCCCTTTAGGCTCTTGAATGAAGCTATCAATGTTTGAAATATCTTCACTGCCCATGATTTTATCCGTTAAAGCGGGTACAAGATTACGAAGCAGTGCTATCAATTTTCCTTGATTAATATTTTGTCGCTTAACGTCCTCAAATTCTTCATCCCTTGGCACGTATATTAACTCTGATTTACTTGGTCGTGACTCAGCCTTCGAATCTGTCCATGTTTGCATGTAAAGGTGGAAAAGAAAACTGTTATAGATCAATAGTAGCTCATGTGCATGTTCCTAGCTATCAGTTCACTATTACTCGGATAAGAGTATCTTAAACTTGATTATCCGTAGAAATAATATAGTTTTTTGAACAAGCttagaaataatatatttagatAGTTATCTTtgtttaaaatgctatgaatatTACTTAAGTTTTATCCATGATAAACATACAACAGCTACTGCACCGTGCAACTATCATTTTCTGCATTATTGTTATGTCATTTTGTGTTCTTTAATTGGTAGTACTTGTATACTGGTCTGCATTTATGCAGAGTGCAATGAATACTGACCAGACTTAGTAGGAGGACGGCCAGTATGACAGCGTGTGGGATGAGGATTGTCTTGACCACCAAGAGTTGGCCTTGCATAATCATTTCCTTTGTCTGGATCACCTAAATCATTGTACACATCGTACTCATAAATCCTGTCCCATGATGATTTCATGCGTCCTTTCCCACTACCATAATCACCTCTCAGTTGCTTTAGCTCCCTTTCTCTCAACTCTTTTATCCCATTTGGTGTCCCACATGGTAGATACACCTATCATCATGGTGTAGACCAAACTTAATATAAAACAATTCCGGTAAACATTAAGCTTTACAATGTCCTTAAggcatttgttaaaaaatgtgtCGGACTAATGGGCCGGCTATTAGCCTATATTTTGGGTCGGGGTCGGCCGCAAAAAGCTATCCCAAAACGGGGTCGGGTCGGACTGACTCATCGGGCTTCAAATCGGCCCAATatcaatatttctattttttttgttaaaaaatactatcttttgaaaaattatcaatcaatttaaaatttattaataaaaaaatatttaaataagtaaacttaatagAAATGGATGATTTTAGCTCAAAGTTCTAAAatattaaagtttataaattattaatttcattcaattgaagaaataaatctagagtttaattaatattcaatgctaatgtaaaaattatttacactTTTATGTccatttaatcatattttagcaaaaagaTAGTTGTGagtaactaatatataaaatacataaaaaagagtgaatatagattaaaaaagaaaactaaaacaagaCAGACCAGGTTGGCCCATGGCCCACACGAATCGGATCGGGATCTAGAATATGTGGCTCAATTACAAATTGGACCGGTTGATCCATTTATATAATCGAGCCTATATATCATGCCAGACCGGACCGGGCAGGGCCAACTTATTTGACACCTCTACTTATTAGCGAGATCATACGttaaaaatgacattttgtAAACTTGAATATTGATTGACCATACAACTTCAAATGCAATATCACTACTTTTTATGTCTTAACAAAGGGTATCGTGAGCCTTTGTTAACATAAcccttaaaaagaaaagaaaatgctaaccAGTTTTCATTTGTTAACACTTAACATAACTTGAGttattatgagttttttttttttaaggaatcttaTTATGAGttattataaatacaaaaaGTAATAAGTTTATAAGTTTTCTTATCCGTAAAAAAAGCTTATACCAAACAAATTTCCATGAATCTTAGCCCTGTAAATTTACCTTGTTGACGAAGAAGATTCTCTTGTCTGGGTGAAGCCTATTTGGTTGGACCCAAGACTTGCATGTGAAACAAATACTTTGTCTGATGTTTATGCTTTCCAAGAAGAGCTCGTTGTCATAATAGTTAACAACTGTGATAGCTCCAGGAACACCAAAATCTGGGTCCACAATAAATTCCACTTTGTAGGTCTTTGTTCTTCCCTTATTTTCAAATTTGCGATCTTTGGAAAATTCCAACACAGTTTCCAAGCTTAACTTTGGTTCCATACTCCCTTTTATTCAACATATACAGCAAAATAAGTTGAATATATTACGTGTACGTTTTTTATTCACGATGAACTAAAGTAATTTCGAGAAATCctccataatttaaaaaatgtgttgaatttatgtttgtatataaacttttgattaaaaatgaattttctctAATTTGGTTTATGTTTGTATATCATTGTTTCAAATAAATGTTTCCCAAAACGGAAAATTTGTTTAGATTATTATGTTAACTAAAAGTACTTTTAAACACGTATTTACCATGAAAGAAAGATTGCAAATGGAAACAATACAAATTTTCAATATGAACAAATTTTGCacgaattaaaacaaaataccaaccATGCAAAAATTGGTAATCTgctaaggactaaaaataaaaaattctttttaaaaggattaaaataaaaatgaaatatttgtaGGACTAAACATTAGGGATGGGAATAGGTCAcaccggcctacaggggcctacggcctAACCTACGACAGGTCAGACcagacttttttcttaaaacattaGAGAAGACATAGGACACTCCACTTTCTCTAAATATGGAGACTAAAAATATGGAGACTTTTAGTCCTTCAAcatagtccctataaaatgtaaatatagactaaaaatgaatcaaaaatttatatggactaaacttgaaagcttgtaattttgtagggattagaaacatatttaacttaATGTTCTCTTTTctcctcaaaaagaaaaaatagaatgttCTCTTTTcacaatataaaaaagaaaaggagagagTCTTACTAGGATCAAGTTTTGTGCTAACTAGCTGCAGAACAACACAACCTCTACTATGGTTTTGAGACATGAAAGTACTTAGGAAATTGTTCACAAATGCCTTATCATCATTATTTCTCACGGCAACCAGCGCAGTTAGCTTGGTGTTGGAGATGTCCCCATGATCCACGGTTTCTTCATGCTCAATAATGGTTTGTGATGCAATTTGCTTCCCTTTCTGATTCACTATGAATTTCATGTTACTCTTACCATTAATACTCCAAGAATAAACTAATTTGTGCTCCTTAATGGAATGGCTGAGACTAAGAGGGGTTCGTCCTTGAAATCCATGAATTTTGTTATGTGGCATGCAATTCATGACCATTACAATTTTTGTCCCAGCCATTTCTTTGATTTGCCTACTTACCAAACCTCCTCGATGTCCCAATATATAGCCCCACAAAATGTTTAACTGTAGGGTACAATAGTACGTTATTGTACTATTGTGATTAGGGTACAATTGGCATCCTCTTTtttattagcaaaaaaatataggctaaaatatggttttagtccctgtaaatatgcatcgttttggttttagtccctggtaaaaaaaaaaattgtttttggtccctgcaaaattttttgtttttgaaaatagtccctgactccacttttgtgatgatttgcatacgtggcacattataactgaaccaattttgtagtttttgatccctgcaaaatattttgtttttaaaaaaggtccctgcgagggactattttcaaaaacaaaaaattttgcagggaccaaaaacaaaaattttttttaccagggactaaaaccaaaacgaggcatatttgcagggactaaaaccatattttagccaaaaatatatattctatttgtatataatattttgacttttatgGTGGTGGTTTGATAGTTTAAAACATCTTTATACatgcaatcaatcaaaacattaTGATTTGACacgtaaattaaaaacattaattgatgTGACGATTCTAAATGTTATGATTGTATGTGGgagtaaaattattttgaaccGTCAACCCTTTTGTTATGGAGACCAATGCGAGTTTCATAATCTTATTATTACTTTGACAAGTGCTCTTAGAGACTCCttccatattttattatatgtcattttgtgactttcacacatattaaaaatatgtagttaattttgtatgagaaagacaaatcatgaattattttataaaattatccttTATTAATTACCCAAGAAAGAGAAATTAGAAGAATCAGAAGAGTGAGTTGGGCAATGTGATGTAAGATTTTTACAtgtcataaaactatttacacgtaagtataataggatcgtttccgcagggagttgcgtatttcataagcattttcacaatatttgtcacattaagtgtttgggtataaattatttgtttctgtaaaactattttcctattcgacataaaagtaaaacgagaagagatagggctattccgcttgcggtcagagacatcagccaagcgtaacagctgcaatctcttGATCGATTAACAAATTCTAGCTTGttaaacgatattatcacaatcactcgacaatatcattcgtgtccaaatgatatcgttatttctaagaggtcgtttaaacatcgatttcccaaacatttaaacgatcatAAAGTCGATTGGATAGTTTAATTGACGATTTCTcaaccgattaaattacccaaaagcattaagttctagattaaaagtgattatcaaatattaacatccatgtctagagtgataacttaagatagattgttattctatttctagattcaaaagtatgtgtccatatcattttgaatctcaataaaacaataaaagcaagaataacaacaatattgaataaatagctagaaccatatattaaatgatcaaaagattacataatagcttgttgAATACATCAAAACCACAAGAGTAGATGTaactacatatgtctatgatagttgtgcaaaagatgaagatttcatgacaagatccatgatgtctcaacaaatcttggcttgaatctactcctaactatctttctttgtgtttctctctctaaaaaagccctagtctctctctaaaaaaccataaaaatgtaaaagacaATAATGGAATAATgtggaaagagaagagaaaactattCATATGGGCAAAATCTGTGACATTTCGCTTGCGCGAGATGCATCTCACTTAAGCGAATCACCTAAAAATCCCACTCTGGCCAGTGAAGATATGCCACGTGAACCTTATCTTCTGAAGTTGCTGAAACTCGCATAAGCGAACTGGAAGCGAGCTTGAAAGCGAATCCTGGAAGTGCTCTCTAGACaaaattcgcttaagcgaattgaTCTCGCTTAAGTGTAGTGGCTTCTACTGATGAACTTTGCTTGCGCGAACTGGACGCGAGATGGGAAGTGAAATCCCATTTGCTCTCTGACTTAATCTCGCGTAAGCGAGTGTAACTCGCGCAAGCGAGATGCTGATTTCCATGAGCGAATTGAGAAGCGAACTGGCTGCGAGATTCCATGCTGCTCCCTATAACTATCTCGCTTAAGTGAATTTGCCTCGCTTAAGCGAGTTCTGCTTGACTTGGAACCTTGTTTCTTGGTCCTTGCTTGCCATTCCTGCACAAGTTGAGTAGCGTAGGGCATCGAAAGCATAAATGGTCAAATTACAACAAATGATTGCTTTTCCTTAGAtaatttgcaaaacaagtcACTAAAATGCCTTATTTAACACATGAAAGATAGtacttttgagcacttatcacaATGTTAGAGCGTTGAAAGTTGTCCTTATTCTTTTTGAGGTTATATAAGGTCTAAAAGTAATTTTCCATAAAAGTAAGTTGGTAGGGGTCAGTGTAGCACACTCTTGTCTCCATGAGGCGACAATAGTAATGAATTGGGAAATTGGGTGTCTTCCTTTTTATATTTGGGGTCGTCTATTGGTGGTGATTCGCGTAAGCTGAATTTCTGGTATCCTTTGGTTGATCGTATTGAAAATAGGTTGTCAGGTTGGAATATATCTTTTGAGAGTTATTTGATTCCTCGAAATTCTGTCTTGTACTCCCTACCGGtccattttctttcattcttcaatGCTCTTGTGAGGatattatgaaaatttcttGGTTAAAAGGGGACatcatttgtttgaaaaaagaaaatggtgGTTTGAGGGTTAGGAGGCCAAAAGAGTTCAATCTAGCATTGCTTGGTAAATGGTGTTAGAGGGTGTTGGAGGAAAGGGAGACTTTAGTTTATTGGTTGATAGTTGCTCGTTATAGTGATGAGGACGTGCCTAAGGTACGAAGAGAGAATATGTTTTGTTTGGTGGAAGAGTTTAATAGTGTGAGAGAGGGTGTTGGTTTATAGGTGGGAAGTTGTTGGTTGGTTGATAATATTTGGCATAAGGTGGATGATGGATCCTCTACTCTTTTTTCGAAGGATTCTTGGTTGGAAGGAGAACCTTTAAATACTAGATTCAGTAGGTTATAAAAGTTAATTGATAATAAGTTGACAGCGGTAGCTTATATGTACTCTTTAGGTTAGAGGTGAATGGAGAAATGTGGAAGTGGTGAAAGAGGTTGTTTGCTTGTGAGGAGGATCAGGTGGGGAAATTTTATGAGTTCTTAACATCTATTGTTTTGTAGGTTCATATGGATGACTTATGGGTTTAGAAGTTACACTCTTCCCAATGCTACTTGGTGAGAGATGTTAcctagcttttttttttttttctttttttcggaCATTTTGATGGTTgaaattaacatattttaatcGAGTCTAAGAGATGTTACCTAgcttgtttccttttttttttatttgttcttctcttggattttgttatgtaaCTTTATAACTCTTTTGAAGTCTTGTCCGGATAGAAGGACTTATTGGTTTGAGTAagatattctattttttatagaACTATATTGGAAAGAAGAGtgagtaataaataataaacaatatgatagaaaaaaaatattattataaatggATATATgtcacagtttttttttttttctttcaaaatgacATACAATGAAATATGAAGGTTTTTTCTATTATCCTGGTTTGATGGTTTTAACGGATAGACACATGAGTATGAAATTTCATGATAataaacataacaacatcaataaATATGACACGTCAGTTATTGCAATCTTGGCAAACCATGGggcaaatcaaataattatagagtattgatatttgaacaattaattaaaataacttttacGACAATTTCATTTTAGAGAGAGTATGAGCTAGAGAATTATCAAAATGATTATAgtttacaaatatcatttatcataACTTTAGCATCAAGAGTAGAGATATAGATATCAAGACTCATTGATCAGAACCTTATCTTGTCTTGAATCTAAAGGAACTGATTTCATCTTATGCTTTGAGatgtttttcatttaatataataaaatcttcTTTTTGCTTCTCAAAAAAAATGACACATCAACTTTCAACGTGGAAAACTTGTCTCAATATTAGAGAATAAAACTTATGTGATCTAGTCCAGCCAAAAAAAGttgattataataataatactcaCTATCAATATTTTTCAACTATCACTAAcaattaacaacaaaataaattaatgataaatgttagtatgttaattgttagaTTAGTTTTCTCTTTTCTAAGACTTGAACGGTGAACATTTAACTCTTTAATacttttaagggttaaatatatttttggtccctataaatatgtcaacttttcgttttagtccctctaaaattttccttcaacttttagtccctataaagttttcaatcttcacttttagtccctcatttaaagtaaacttatatgtataattcatattattttataaaaattttcagaaaaattcaagatattataagaatgactccaaaaaaaattaagaattttttaacaaaacatgaatttaatatgaatttttatattgtttatggttaaaaattcatatttaatttgtgttttgttaaaaaaatctatttttttttaggaattatctttagaatatttgacacatttctgcacaattttattaaaaaatataaaaattaaattaaaaatagggaccaaaagtagtgattgaaaattttatagggactgaaagttgaaggaaaattttagaggaactaaaacgaaaaattaacatatttatagggaccaaaaacatatttaaccctacttTTAATCTCCTACCTCAAACGAGTTGAGCTACTCAAAAGCCCCAAAATTATGGAGCTTTCGGAAAAAGTTAAGTTCCACGTTTATTGGTGGTTAAAGGCGAATAACGCCTCTTTTGTATACGGTTGCGAGCAGTGGCCGTCGAACCCTTTGTGTTGTTTGGGTATCAGCCATTGCTAGTTCTTGTATATATTGTCagacactttgttttttgagcGTCCTCTTTAATACACCTTGTGCTTAAGAGGCGCCTCAGTTGttattaatatattccattttcgtttctaaaaaaaaaaaaaaaaaatcaactccagtgaaacaaaataacaagaaagtacaTTCCAAACTAATAAACAGAGAAgtaaaactattaaaataaatagtctaaaatatggttttggtccccgCAAATAtgctttgttttggttttagtccctgtatttttttttgttgttgtttgttgttcctgcaaatatgtctcattttggttttggtccttggctccacttttgtgatgatttgcacatgtgacacccatttattagaaaaatagtctctgcaaaatattttgatttttaaagggactattttcaaaaacaaaatattttgcagggaccaaaaacaacaaaaaaaaaattacagggactaaaaccaaatcgagacatatttgcaaggaccaaaaccatattttagtcaaaaaaaaaatagcattacttttcccaccctatgtctttcctcgcgcgccctatttttttttccaaaattacaCTCGGagcattccggattatataatctggaatgctatttttccagaatttttttattttaagttttctaTTGTTGTGGAATTGGTTGCTAACCCTTCAATACTAACATCAGGCCTTGATGCTAGAGTCGCTGCTATTGTGATGCGAAATGTGAGAAACACAGTAGACACAGGGAGAACTGTTCTGTGCACAATTCACCAACCAagcattgatattttttaagctTTTGATGAGACAggttaatttgaaatttgaaatcttTACAATTCATGACTCATGATTCTAATGCTTTGAACTGAGTATTGAAACTTTACTTTTCTCATTAATCACAAGAGTTCTGGATATGTTAGCTTCATACTTTGAGCATTGTTATATAGAGAAATAAGTACTCCAACACTACGTTCCAAGGATTTATTCTTCCCAACAAAATATCCCCAACCATTTTTTATGCAATTCAAAGCTTGTTTCTCGAAAAAAATATTGGTCATACTAGAGAAATCCTCCATATAATCacattccggattataaaatccgaattgTTTTAATGcattccggattatgtaatccggaaacatcatTTTTCATCCTATTTGTTGACTTTCAACGGGGTGATTTAcatatttcggattatataatccggaatgtgTAAAAAcatccggattatgtaatccgaatccatccattgaaaaattgaaattgacaaatTCCTTCATATGGATTAACCAAGAAAATAGGAATGAGACTTCCACTTCGATTAACACCAATAATCAATCTTCTAGTGGAGCAAAAGTTAGGTCGGAAGCTAGTGCAAGCACCTCAAGTTATGGTTCAgctaacaaacaacaaaaacctAAGAGTGTTGAATCTACTCAAGCACCAACTAGTAAACCATCAGATTCTTTAGTACCACCAGTAAGTTCCTCTGGTACAGCAACACTAAAGAGTAGCAACAGTTTGGAAGATCTTACAAAGCCTTTGTTAGAGAATGACAAACAGGGCTATTTGatttgaggaagaagatggaggaGAAATTGGAAGAGAAAAGGCGTCATATTGAAGAAAAGAGCAGACCCTTGTCATATCGATTTTGTccgaattttaaaatccgaaaagCACTAACAgatatatttttggaatttttgcaAAACGCGTGAGAAGACagtagggtggaaaaagtaacactaaaaaaaatgttaatgacCACCTCAATAATAGGAACAATTTGAAACTAAAAACGTTTGTCCAACACACTTCCACCATCaaaatctcaacaaaaaaatatataaaaaatcatcTTCCCTTAGGCTAGCTaccttaattttgttttcttctaaaTCGTGCATCACGTAGCGTTCCCTTGTTGTATGTACACAAGTGCTTTCTGAATTCACTCACCCTTGCTTTTCACGTAGCCACATTTCTCACATTTAGCACTTTGGGATTTATCTCTTTGGTATCACACCACACACGCAACAAAAAATGATGATTCACACCTAAAAATTACATTAACATCTTAAGTGACAGTTAACTTCCGTTCGttaaatatatcaatcacaATTAACTATTGTTGAAAATTGTTATGTAACAGTTCAACGGCACTTAAATGTCGTTAAGAAGAATGTTAACGAATGTCTTTGGGGCATCGGTTAAAGTGTTAAaattagtaagtttgcattaaaAAATAGTGTAATTATTGATAAGACAAAAGTAGTTACTTATATTTCCAATGCaaagtttttattaaagaattCTTTAACCATTGCTCTTAGGGCACTAGTTAGCAAGACCTATGAAATAATTGGCAGGAA harbors:
- the LOC25493161 gene encoding linoleate 13S-lipoxygenase 3-1, chloroplastic, coding for MAGTKIVMVMNCMPHNKIHGFQGRTPLSLSHSIKEHKLVYSWSINGKSNMKFIVNQKGKQIASQTIIEHEETVDHGDISNTKLTALVAVRNNDDKAFVNNFLSTFMSQNHSRGCVVLQLVSTKLDPRSMEPKLSLETVLEFSKDRKFENKGRTKTYKVEFIVDPDFGVPGAITVVNYYDNELFLESINIRQSICFTCKSWVQPNRLHPDKRIFFVNKVYLPCGTPNGIKELRERELKQLRGDYGSGKGRMKSSWDRIYEYDVYNDLGDPDKGNDYARPTLGGQDNPHPTRCHTGRPPTKSDSKAESRPSKSELIYVPRDEEFEDVKRQNINQGKLIALLRNLVPALTDKIMGSEDISNIDSFIQEPKGRSEPKSLLNLRVAMEEIFKFEPPKIFSSGGSHFLLDDEFGRQVLAGINPLSIERLKVFPPVSKLDPSIYGSVESALKEEHIIGHIEGMSVQQALEENKLFILDYHDIYLPFLDRVNALDERKAYATTTIFFLTKIGTLKPIAIQLALPTDKQVLTPAVDETSKWLWQLGKAHVCANDAGVHTLVHHWLRIHACMEPLIIAAHRQLSVMHPVFKLLHPHMRYTLKTNATAREVLVNADGSIEKNYTPGRYCMQITCAAYKDWWRFDMEGLPADLKRRGLAVPDATRPHGIRLLIEDYPYAADGLLIWSSIEKLVRTYVNHYYKDLNAISSDNELQSWYKEFINMGHPDHKNATWWPKLNTPEDLISLLTTIIWTVSAQHAVLNFSQYPYGGYVPIRPQLMRKLIPNEEVPDHAAFVKDPQRYFLSSLPSLFQATKFMAVINIGSAHSPDEEYIGHRNDKTSWLGESEIIDAFNQFSNDMKDIEKEIDRRNADPKLRNRCGHGVSPYELLIPSSGCGATGRGVPNSATA